A window from Apteryx mantelli isolate bAptMan1 chromosome 15, bAptMan1.hap1, whole genome shotgun sequence encodes these proteins:
- the CLK3 gene encoding dual specificity protein kinase CLK3: protein MHHCKRYRSPEQETYLGHKWKRKRSRSRDYDGRLRYPPRRDLPRRSRSRSHDRMPYPRRYRDRRDSDTYRFEDRSPSFGDDYYSTRARNWRRSRGREQHRAKKHQHHCRKRRTRSCSSASSRSQQSSKRSRSVEDDKEGHLVCRIGDWLQERYEIVGSLGEGTFGKVVECVDHARGKSQVALKIIKNVGKYREAARLEINVLKKIKEKDKENKFLCVLMSDWFNFHGHMCIAFELLGKNTFEFLKENNFQPYPLPQIRHMAYQLCHALRFLHDNQLTHTDLKPENILFVNSDFDTLYNEKKSCEEKSVRNTSIRVADFGSATFDHEHHTTIVATRHYRPPEVILELGWAQPCDVWSTGCILFEYYRGFTLFQTHENREHLVMMEKILGPIPSHMIHKTRKQKYFHNGNLVWDENTSDGRYVQENCKPLRTYMLHDSLEHAQLFDLMRRMLEFDPSQRITFSEALLHPFFVGLSAEERMLCGRSASRDLSR, encoded by the exons ATGCATCACTGTAAGAGATACCGGTCCCCTGAGCAGGAGACCTACTTGGGTCACAAATGGAAGAGGAAGAGGTCTCGTAGCAGAGACTACGATGGAAGGTTGCGATACCCACCCCGGAGGGATCTTCCGAGGAGATCACGGTCTAGAAG CCATGACAGGATGCCTTACCCCAGGAGATACAGAGACAGGCGGGACAGCGACACCTACAGATTTGAAGACCGAAGCCCGTCTTTTGGAGACGACTATTATTCGACCCGCGCACGGAACTGGAGGCGAtccagaggcagagagcagcaccgCGCAAAGAAGCATCAACATCACTGCCGGAAACGCAGGACCAGGTCTTGTAGCAGTGCCTCCTCG AGAAGCCAACAGAGCAGTAAGCGCAGCAGAAGCGTGGAAGATGACAAAGAAGGCCACCTGGTGTGCAGGATCGGCGATTGGCTCCAAGAGCGAT ATGAAATTGTCGGCAGCCTTGGCGAAGGCACTTTTGGCAAGGTTGTGGAGTGTGTGGACCATGCCAG AGGCAAATCTCAGGTGGCACTGAAAATCATAAAAAATGTTGGAAAGTACCGAGAAGCAGCCAGGCTGGAAATCAATGTCCTGAAGAAAATCAAAGAGAAGGACAAGGAGAACAAATT CTTGTGTGTCCTGATGTCAGACTGGTTCAACTTCCATGGCCACATGTGCATTGCCTTCGAGCTTCTAGGCAAGAACACTTTTGAGTTCCTGAAGGAGAATAACTTCCAGCCATACCCTCTCCCTCAGATTCGGCACATGGCCTACCAGCTCTGCCATGCCTTGAGAT TTTTACATGACAACCAGCTGACTCACACTGACCTCAAGCCGGAAAACATCTTGTTTGTCAACTCAGATTTTGACACTTTGTACAATGAGAAGAAG AGCTGTGAGGAGAAATCTGTTAGGAACACGAGCATCCGTGTGGCGGACTTTGGAAGTGCCACTTTTGATCACGAACACCACACCACTATTGTTGCTACCCGGCACTACCGTCCACCAGAAGTCATCCTCG agctgggctgggcacAGCCGTGTGATGTCTGGAGTACCGGCTGCATTTTGTTTGAGTATTACCGTGGCTTCACGCTCTTTCAG ACCCATGAGAATCGTGAACATCTTGTCATGATGGAAAAAATCCTTGGGCCAATTCCGTCTCACATGATTCATAAAACCCG GAAACAAAAATACTTCCACAACGGGAACCTGGTATGGGATGAGAACACGTCAGATGGGAGATATGTCCAAGAGAACTGCAAGCCCCTGCGG acatacatgctgcatgACTCGCTGGAACATGCACAGCTCTTTGACTTGATGAGAAGGATGCTAGAATTTGACCCTTCCCAGAGGATCACGTTCTCTGAAGCCCTcctgcatcccttttttgttgGCCTATCTGCAGAGGAAAGGATGCTGTGCGGTCGAAGCGCAAGCCGGGACCTGAGCAGATGA